In Streptomyces sp. NBC_00289, the sequence GAGCCCGATGAGACGGGTAAGCGGCACTCCGAGCACAACCCCGGCTCGCTGGGCAAGGATCCGGTGGACTGCGCACCGTGCGAGGCCCCCGACGGGCACCCACTGCTCGCGGACCTGCCGCGTTTCCACCAGCGCACCCGGGCGGAGGTCCTGGTGGAGGAGGCGTACGACTGGGCGCGCCCGCTCACCGACGCCGAATGCCTGCGCCGCAACCTGGTGGGCATCGACGTGAACATGGCCTTCGCTGCCGGCGCCAACGGCCTGGTCGTCGGTCTCGGTGCGCCAACGCACGTCAAGCAGCCGGTGTTCGATGCGAAGCTGCCCGGCGCGTGGCTGGTCGATCTGTCCCACGTCGACCTGTCGAGGGTGAAGGTCGCCAAGGAGAAGTGGGCGGACCTGGACGGCAGTCTGCTACCGAGCCCGTTTACGCCGAAGGGCGAGCGCCCCGAGGGCCCGGCGTGGTACGCCACGCCGACCGTGGCGTACGCGGTGGAGCTGGGCTACGACGTCACGCCGGTCGAGGCGTGGGTGCGCTACGACAACGGGCGTTACCTGGACGGCTGGTACAACCGGCTGCGCGACGCGTACATCGCCACGATGGCCGATCTCGGGGTGGGCGCCGACCTGTCGCCAGAGGAGTTCCTCGCAGCGATGGACGGCTACCGGCAGCGTGACCCCGGACTGGCGGTCGTGGTGTCCGCGGTCAAGGCGACGGTGAAGGGCGGCATTGGCAAGCTGCGTGAGCGCCCGCGCGGGGAGGGCTGGAAGCCGGGACAGCCGTGGCGGGCCCTTGCCCGGCCGACGTGGCGTCCGGATATCCGCGCCGCCGTCATCTCCCGGACCCGGATCAACATGCACCGCAAGATCGTCAAGCACGCCGCGTTCACCGGGCAGTACCCGGTCGCGGTCCTCTCGGACTGCGCCGTCTACGCGTCCGACGGGCCGTCGCCGCTGGACTTCCTGCCCTACCGGGACGGCAAGCCCCTGCCCGGCGGCTTCAAGCTCGGCGTGAACCCGGGCCTGGTGAAGTGGGAGGGCACCCAGAGCGTGCTGTGGGGCGAGGGCGTCCGCGAGCAGTTCAAGGCCCCGGAGCTCAACCTCGCCCGGTACATCAAGGACGGCACCATCACCGACCAGGGCAACGGAGAATAGACCGCGATGAGTATGTTCGGGGACGGCCTGGACGCCGCGGTGCAGAAGGCGTTCACCCGCCCGGTGCCGAAGTCGGCTGG encodes:
- a CDS encoding helix-turn-helix domain-containing protein yields the protein MSELFDAVDALVASRSPLPPPAERKRLRQAHGLTLDEVAAALQVRRATVGGWEAGKTEPRPPERDAYARMLKQLAQLYPANAPVPSEDTAVPETPAVPAVPAPSVAEPAQARTEPAGPIPELASEDTALRPAAVPHPVATTRPTPRRTPARKAAPAGSPAGGADVRFENGPLAVVDVADGQVLAYCVGGLVLDVPAKSIAALVEWTLWEGRLGQPKLSGPGKDGDPLLVLTEAALEHYGLPIALTQEERLAGRIPEGHKVIKQLARAEWKLTKRGFGPWARIYRPATGSERACVQLCIPSWQALDTRHWADAAQLPPAELAQLLGTYASRVMTPRGSTAVTGLELMTALHPPTRASEPDETGKRHSEHNPGSLGKDPVDCAPCEAPDGHPLLADLPRFHQRTRAEVLVEEAYDWARPLTDAECLRRNLVGIDVNMAFAAGANGLVVGLGAPTHVKQPVFDAKLPGAWLVDLSHVDLSRVKVAKEKWADLDGSLLPSPFTPKGERPEGPAWYATPTVAYAVELGYDVTPVEAWVRYDNGRYLDGWYNRLRDAYIATMADLGVGADLSPEEFLAAMDGYRQRDPGLAVVVSAVKATVKGGIGKLRERPRGEGWKPGQPWRALARPTWRPDIRAAVISRTRINMHRKIVKHAAFTGQYPVAVLSDCAVYASDGPSPLDFLPYRDGKPLPGGFKLGVNPGLVKWEGTQSVLWGEGVREQFKAPELNLARYIKDGTITDQGNGE